From Bacteroidales bacterium, one genomic window encodes:
- the scpA gene encoding methylmalonyl-CoA mutase, whose product MRPKFTDIDFSKIKAENPTGKAWEEAQKIAKDWITAEKIAVKSVYSKDDLKGMEHLSYAAGIPPYLRGPYSAMYAMRPWTIRQYAGFSTAEESNAFYRRNLASGQKGLSVAFDLATHRGYDSDHPRVVGDVGKAGVAIDSILDMKILFDQIPLNKMSVSMTMNGAVLPIMAFYIVTALEQGAKLEELAGTIQNDILKEFMVRNTYIYPPEFSMRIIADIFEYTAKNMPKFNSISISGYHMQEAGATADIEMAYTLADGLDYLRTGLKTGMSVDQFAPRLSFFWAIGMNHFMEIAKMRAARMLWAKIVKKFDPQNVKSMALRTHSQTSGWSLTEQDPFNNITRTCIEAMAAALGHTQSLHTNALDEAIALPTDFSARIARNTQIYIQDETQICRVVDPWAGSYYVEALTKELVDRGWALIEEIESMGGMAKAIETGIPKMRIEEAAARKQARIDSEKDTIVGVNKYRLEKEDPIDILEIDNTMVRLAQINRLKELRKNRNEQEVQAALNAITKCVETGEGNLLELSVIAAQKRASLGEISDACEKIVGRYKAVIRSISGVYASESKEDDEYARAKALCEEFAKKEGRQPRIMVAKLGQDGHDRGAKVVATGYADIGFDVDIGPLFQTPEEAAKDAVDNDVHVIGVSSLAAGHKTLVPAVVNELKRLGREDIMVIVGGVIPHQDYEDLYKAGAMAVFGPGTRISDAAIKILELLMAE is encoded by the coding sequence ATGAGACCAAAATTCACCGATATAGATTTTTCAAAAATAAAAGCCGAAAACCCTACAGGCAAAGCTTGGGAGGAGGCTCAAAAAATAGCCAAAGACTGGATTACAGCAGAAAAAATTGCTGTGAAATCTGTTTATAGCAAAGATGATTTAAAGGGCATGGAGCATTTAAGCTACGCAGCAGGTATCCCTCCATATTTACGTGGACCATATTCTGCTATGTATGCCATGCGACCATGGACAATTCGCCAATATGCAGGCTTCTCGACCGCCGAAGAGTCTAACGCATTCTATCGCCGTAACTTGGCATCGGGTCAAAAAGGACTTTCAGTAGCATTCGACCTTGCCACACACCGTGGCTACGACTCTGACCACCCAAGAGTTGTCGGAGACGTCGGTAAAGCAGGCGTTGCAATAGACTCAATCCTGGATATGAAGATTTTGTTTGACCAAATTCCATTGAATAAAATGTCGGTTTCAATGACCATGAACGGAGCAGTACTGCCGATTATGGCGTTCTACATCGTCACAGCATTGGAACAGGGTGCAAAATTGGAGGAACTTGCAGGAACAATTCAAAACGATATTTTGAAGGAGTTCATGGTTCGTAATACTTACATTTACCCACCAGAATTCTCAATGCGCATTATTGCTGATATTTTTGAATATACAGCCAAGAATATGCCCAAATTCAACAGTATATCAATATCGGGATATCATATGCAAGAAGCCGGCGCAACCGCCGATATCGAAATGGCATACACCTTAGCAGACGGATTGGACTATCTGCGCACAGGACTAAAAACAGGTATGTCTGTTGACCAATTTGCGCCACGTCTTTCGTTCTTCTGGGCTATAGGAATGAACCACTTCATGGAAATTGCAAAAATGCGCGCTGCACGTATGTTATGGGCAAAGATTGTGAAGAAATTTGATCCACAAAATGTGAAATCAATGGCATTGCGTACACACTCGCAAACATCAGGTTGGTCATTGACCGAACAAGACCCGTTTAATAATATCACGCGTACTTGTATCGAAGCAATGGCAGCGGCTTTGGGACACACACAGTCACTCCACACCAACGCATTAGACGAGGCTATTGCACTGCCAACTGACTTTAGCGCACGTATTGCAAGAAACACTCAAATATATATACAGGACGAAACCCAAATTTGTCGCGTAGTTGACCCATGGGCTGGTTCGTATTATGTTGAGGCACTTACAAAAGAGTTAGTAGATCGTGGCTGGGCACTTATCGAAGAGATCGAGAGCATGGGCGGTATGGCAAAAGCAATCGAAACGGGAATACCCAAAATGCGTATCGAAGAAGCCGCAGCACGCAAGCAGGCTCGTATCGACAGTGAAAAAGATACTATCGTGGGAGTAAACAAATATCGTCTTGAAAAAGAAGACCCAATAGATATTCTCGAGATAGATAACACTATGGTACGACTTGCACAAATAAATAGATTAAAAGAGTTACGTAAAAATAGAAACGAACAAGAGGTTCAAGCCGCCTTAAACGCTATAACAAAATGCGTTGAAACGGGCGAAGGCAACTTGTTAGAGTTGTCGGTTATTGCTGCACAAAAACGTGCTTCGCTTGGCGAGATTTCTGACGCTTGTGAAAAAATTGTAGGGAGATATAAAGCTGTGATACGTTCAATATCAGGAGTATATGCTTCGGAGTCTAAAGAAGATGACGAATATGCACGCGCAAAGGCATTGTGCGAAGAGTTTGCTAAGAAAGAGGGTCGTCAACCACGTATAATGGTTGCTAAGCTCGGACAAGATGGTCACGACCGTGGTGCCAAAGTTGTAGCAACGGGCTATGCCGACATCGGTTTCGACGTTGACATAGGTCCACTATTCCAAACACCCGAAGAAGCCGCTAAAGATGCAGTCGATAATGATGTTCACGTTATTGGAGTATCATCGTTAGCCGCAGGTCACAAAACCTTAGTTCCGGCTGTTGTGAATGAGCTAAAACGCCTTGGACGTGAGGATATAATGGTAATTGTAGGCGGAGTTATTCCACATCAAGACTACGAAGATCTCTACAAAGCAGGCGCTATGGCTGTATTTGGTCCGGGAACACGTATCTCCGATGCAGCTATAAAAATTCTTGAGCTTTTAATGGCTGAATAA
- a CDS encoding methylmalonyl-CoA mutase small subunit has protein sequence MSEQKKSNRLFDEFPPVSPEAWKERIVADLKGADFDKKLVWKTREGIDVQPFYTAQDLSGLSHLDNNPGEFPYVRGNKIKNNDWHISQNICACDVKKANKKALDILNKGVTSICFEFHTDKTPTANDIETLIEGICVEAIELNFAGVVGIVDFSEALLQVLKKHKIDPSKLIGSINYDPIGRFTLKGKFCTTQQDAFSKCEKITKLFASYNQLRTITVSGIHYSNAGATTVQELAFALAVGSEYIAQLSKLGLTAAEINNKMKFHFDIGGNYFFEIAKFRAARLLWSQVMQQYGAAKADSKMYIHAQTSEWNKTIYDPHTNVLRTTTEAMSAALGGVQSMVIDPFNTIYEDSNELSERIARNQQIILKEESYFDKIIDPAAGSYYLETITHKIAEKAWKLFVEIENKGGYLAAFREQFVQNILNEGAKARRQAVANRQENLLGTNQFPNFKEEKEHINPDALKPTDLTKPDAEVPGIIRYRGAQEFEQLRYRTDVYAKKNRRPLAFMLTYGPVAFSNARSQFSQNFFAVAGFAVKDNPNFDTIADGVKAAKEAKADIVVLCSSDDEYATIAPQALELLDKKTILVVAGFPKDSVEELKSKGINNFIHVRSNVLESLTGFQKELGILK, from the coding sequence ATGTCAGAACAGAAAAAAAGTAACCGATTGTTTGATGAATTTCCACCAGTAAGCCCCGAGGCTTGGAAAGAGAGAATAGTGGCTGACCTAAAAGGTGCCGATTTTGACAAAAAACTTGTTTGGAAAACTCGCGAAGGCATTGATGTTCAGCCTTTTTACACCGCACAAGATCTGTCAGGGTTAAGCCATTTAGACAACAATCCCGGGGAATTCCCTTACGTACGTGGCAACAAAATCAAAAATAATGATTGGCACATAAGCCAAAATATTTGCGCTTGCGACGTCAAAAAAGCAAACAAAAAAGCTCTTGATATTTTAAACAAAGGAGTAACATCAATTTGCTTCGAATTCCACACGGATAAAACACCCACGGCTAACGATATCGAAACATTGATAGAGGGAATTTGCGTAGAAGCCATAGAGCTTAATTTTGCAGGAGTTGTCGGCATTGTTGATTTCTCAGAAGCACTATTACAAGTTTTGAAGAAACACAAAATCGACCCGTCAAAACTCATCGGCTCAATTAATTACGACCCAATTGGCAGATTTACACTAAAAGGAAAATTCTGTACAACACAGCAAGACGCATTCTCTAAATGCGAAAAAATAACAAAACTGTTTGCATCGTACAATCAGTTGAGAACCATTACTGTAAGCGGCATTCACTATAGCAACGCCGGTGCAACAACAGTTCAGGAGCTGGCTTTTGCGTTGGCTGTAGGTAGCGAATATATTGCGCAACTATCGAAATTGGGATTGACCGCTGCCGAAATCAATAATAAAATGAAATTTCACTTTGATATCGGAGGAAATTATTTCTTTGAAATAGCAAAATTCCGTGCAGCACGTCTTCTATGGTCACAAGTAATGCAACAGTACGGCGCAGCGAAAGCAGATTCTAAAATGTACATTCATGCGCAAACATCAGAATGGAACAAAACCATTTACGACCCCCACACAAACGTCCTACGAACAACAACCGAAGCGATGTCGGCTGCGTTGGGCGGTGTACAATCAATGGTTATTGACCCGTTCAACACTATTTACGAAGATTCAAACGAACTATCGGAACGAATTGCACGTAACCAACAAATTATCTTAAAAGAAGAGTCATATTTCGACAAAATTATCGACCCAGCAGCAGGTTCATATTACTTAGAAACTATCACACATAAGATTGCCGAGAAAGCGTGGAAACTTTTTGTTGAAATCGAAAACAAAGGCGGTTATTTAGCAGCATTCCGTGAGCAGTTTGTACAAAACATTCTAAATGAAGGAGCCAAAGCACGCAGACAAGCTGTTGCCAACCGACAAGAAAATCTTCTCGGAACAAACCAGTTCCCAAATTTCAAAGAAGAAAAAGAGCATATAAATCCCGATGCACTAAAACCCACGGATTTAACAAAACCCGATGCAGAAGTTCCCGGAATTATTCGCTACAGAGGAGCGCAAGAGTTTGAGCAACTTCGTTACCGCACTGACGTGTATGCTAAGAAAAACAGAAGACCTCTGGCATTTATGTTGACTTATGGTCCTGTGGCATTTAGCAATGCACGTTCGCAATTCTCGCAAAACTTCTTTGCTGTAGCAGGATTTGCGGTAAAAGACAATCCCAATTTCGACACAATCGCCGATGGTGTTAAAGCTGCAAAAGAGGCAAAAGCTGACATCGTTGTTCTTTGTAGCTCAGACGATGAGTATGCAACCATTGCTCCACAAGCATTAGAGTTATTGGATAAAAAAACCATTTTGGTGGTTGCAGGTTTTCCAAAAGATAGCGTTGAGGAGTTGAAATCGAAAGGTATTAATAACTTCATTCATGTACGCTCGAACGTACTTGAATCGCTTACAGGTTTCCAAAAGGAACTTGGAATTTTAAAATAA